A DNA window from Aspergillus nidulans FGSC A4 chromosome I contains the following coding sequences:
- a CDS encoding putative MFS transporter (transcript_id=CADANIAT00007568), with the protein MSLAQPEKNNGADKERGAEAPVDEFGRFSRSRKMVMTIVISWTGLLSPMASTSVLSAIPNVAATYKTTGSIIGLSNALYLVFMALSPCFWGPWCQTIGRRMSCLASTLIFLGASIGTALSPNIAAFMVFRMLTAFVGTAILVIGPAVIRDLYPPLERATGIAWFYTGTLVGPTVGPLLAGAIVTYTTWRVIFWLQTGLAAISLLGIFFLLPETLSETAPRPLKGLMRGQKVKVFFTMTNPWRVISPFKRPSLVVTAIASGSLVWNQYGLLTPIRYVLNPRFHLETPLQSGLLYLAPGCGYILGTFFGGRWADYVATRWYRHRGQVFVPEDRLYAAVPFLGIVIPACMLIYGWSVDKEFGGLPVPVIFMFFQGVSQLFCFPSLNTYCLDVVPDRSAELIAGNFFIRYIFGAVASATAIPAAESIGVGWFSTISALLLVVGGAGIFIVARWGKAKSVET; encoded by the exons ATGAGCTTAGCCCAACCAGAGAAGAACAATGGGGCCGACAAGGAGCGCGGCGCTGAGGCTCCTGTGGATGAGTTTGGTAGGTTCTCGCGAAGCAGGAAGATGGTCATGACGATTGTTATATCTTGGACCGGATTGCTGTCCCCGATGGCGAGCACTTCGGTGCTCTCTGCTATTCCGAACGTGGCAGCAACATACAAAACTACTGGATCCATAATCGGGCTGAGCAATGCGTTGTATCTGGTGTTCATGGCCTTGAGCCCGTGCTTCTGGGGCCCTTGGTGCCAGACGATTGGACGGCGGATG TCCTGCCTTGCCAGTACTTTGATCTTCCTGGGCGCCTCTATCGGCACTGCTCTGAGCCCGAACATTGCTGCATTTATGGTCTTTCGAATGCTTACCGCATTTGTGGGTACAGCGATTCTGGTGATAGGTCCTGCGGTGATTCGTGATCTGTACCCTCCCCTCGAGCGAGCAACTGGAATAGCCTGGTTCTACACGGGCACTCTGGTTGGTCCCACTGTTGGACCCCTGCTTGCGGGTGCGATCGTCACTTATACAACATGGAGGGTGATTTTCTGGCTCCAGACGGGACTCGCCGCAATATCGTTGCttgggatcttcttcttgctaCCTGAGACCCTCAGTGAGACTGCGCCCCGTCCGCTTAAAGGCCTAATGCGGGGACAGAAGGTGAAAGTCTTCTTCACCATGACCAATCCCTGGCGGGTCATCTCACCGTTCAAACGGCCGAGCCTGGTGGTGACAGCAATTGCCAGCGGTTCGCTCGTCTGGAACCAGTACGGTCTCCTGACTCCGATCCGATATGTCCTAAACCCGAGATTCCATCTGGAAACGCCCCTCCAATCCGGTCTTCTGTACCTGGCTCCCGGCTGTGGGTATATACTCGGCACCTTTTTTGGCGGCCGATGGGCGGACTATGTGGCGACGCGGTGGTACAGGCATCGCGGCCAGGTATTTGTCCCCGAAGACCGCTTGTATGCCGCGGTTCCATTCCTTGGGATTGTAATTCCGGCATGTATGCTCATTTACGGGTGGTCTGTCGACAAGGAGTTTGGCGGCCTCCCGGTGCCTGTCATATTTATGTTCTTCCAGGGAGTCTCGCAACTGTTTTGCTTTCCAAGCCTCAACACCTATTGTCTCGACGTCGTGCCTGATCGTAGCGCCGAGCTCATTGCAGGCAATTTCTTCATCAGGTATATTTTCGGTGCTGTGGCATCTGCCACTGCGATCCCGGCAGCAGAGTCAATTGGCGTTGGGTGGTTCAGTACCATATCAGCTCTGCTTCTGGTCGTCGGGGGTGCCGGGATCTTCATCGTTGCTCGTTGGGGCAAAGCGAAGTCTGTCGAGACCTGA
- a CDS encoding protein aatB (transcript_id=CADANIAT00007569): MAVKQIVCSGTPYEIGHKHGSQASEEICRAIAFYAKMFAKHSNLDWPQVQELARDFDGLIKHRWPRYYEELKGIADGAKTDLIDIIALNVRTEIVFGRFSDGCTSLYYQNSEHSFQGQNWDWDTEQAVNLIQLTVIQQDLPTIKMITEAGIIGKIGLNSTGVGVCFNAIRAKGLDKTRIPVHLGLRIALESSSALQAVENLEKIGMASSAHILIGDATTAIGLEFTSSTFARIPVNQKGFIVHSNHMLLPHSGIDEPAWLEDSPVRVQTMSENIEKLQGTLSWASFGGLFKDESNYPCSINRAAGGGSDLATLFNIIMDLRTKRVEVIMGRPSDAAAERVILAFE; the protein is encoded by the exons ATGGCCGTCAAGCAAATCGTTTGCTCCGGCACGCCGTACGAG ATCGGCCATAAACATGGCTCTCAAGCGTCTGAAGAAATATGCCGCGCGATAGCATTCTATGCAAAGATGTTCGCGAAGCATAGCAATCTTGACTGGCCTCAGGTACAGGAACTAGCTCGGGATTTCGATGGGTTGATCAAGCATCGGTGGCCGCGGTATTATGAAGAGCTGAAAG GGATTGCGGATGGTGCGAAGACAGACCTTATTGACATCATTGCGCTCAACGTGCGGACGGAAATCGTCTTCGGGCGGTTCAGTGATGGGTGCACAAGTCTCTATTACCAGAATAGCGAGCATTCGTTCCAGGGCCAGAACTGGGAT TGGGATACCGAACAAGCCGTTAACCTAATCCAGCTCACCGTTATCCAGCAAGATCTCCCGACCATCAAGATGATCACTGAGGCCGGGATCATAGGGAAAATTGGTCTGAATTCTACCGGTGTGGGTGTTTGTTTCAACGCGATCCGTGCAAAGGGCCTGGATAAGACCCGGATCCCAGTACATTTGGGACTCCGCATCGCGCTTGAGAGCTCCTCCGCACTGCAAGCTGTGGAGAAccttgagaagattggaATGGCTAGCTCCGCGCACATTCTAATCGGCGATGCAACGACCGCGATCGGACTCGAGTTCACCTCGTCTACGTTCGCCCGGATCCCCGTGAATCAGAAAGGGTTTATTGTCCACTCGAACCACatgcttcttcctcattcTGGTATCGACGAGCCGGCGTGGTTGGAAGATTCGCCGGTGCGAGTTCAAACAATGAGTGAGAATATTGAGAAGCTTCAAGGAACGCTCAGCTGGGCATCGTTCGGCGGGCTGTTCAAGGATGAGTCGAACTACCCGTGCTCGATAAACCGTGCTGCCGGTGGAGGAAGCGATCTAGCGACATTGTTCAATATCATTATGGACTTGCGGACGAAGAGGGTGGAGGTCATCATGGGAAGGCCGTCGGACGCGGCTGCGGAGAGGGTCATCCTTGCATTTGAGTAG
- a CDS encoding dienelactone hydrolase family protein (transcript_id=CADANIAT00007570), producing the protein MSVSKCCISGFTWSGTPTGRTGKVANNDVYIAGDGTDVAILFIAGLFGWTFPNVRLLADHFAREIGATIFVPDYFGGEVLDFDLLAAEKFDQVDLKGFIARNGREQREGEIFETARALKRDLGFKKVGAVGYCYGGWASLRLGAKEHAEQGKPLIDCISIGHPSLLTKKDIDEVSVPVQVLAPEIDPMELWAHE; encoded by the exons ATGTCTGTCTCCAAATGTTGTATTTCCGGCTTCACCTGGTCTGGCACACCGACGGGCCGCACCGGCAAGGTTGCTAACAACGACGTCTACATCGCCGGCGATGGCACGGACGTCGcaatcctcttcatcgccgGCCTCTTCGGCTGGACATTCCCCAATGTCCGGCTCCTCGCCGACCACTTCGCACGTGAAATCGGCGCTACCATCTTCGTTCCTGACTACTTCGGCGGCGAAGTGCTGGACTTCGACCTCCTCGCGGCCGAAAAATTTGACCAGGTCGACCTCAAGGGGTTTATTGCTCGCAATGGCCGCGAGCAGCGTGAGGGCGAGATATTCGAGACTGCACGCGCACTCAAGCGGGACCTGGGCTTCAAGAAGGTGGGCGCAGTAGGATACTGCTATGGCGGATGGGCGTCGTTACGACTCGGTGCGAAGGAACATGCGGAACAGGGAAAGCCCTTGATCGATTGCATTTCGATCGGGCATCCTTCATTGCTGACGAAGAAAGATATCGATGAGGTTTCTGTGCCTGTACAGGTTCTGGCGCCGGAAATCGACCCTAT GGAGTTATGGGCTCATGAA TAA
- a CDS encoding uncharacterized protein (transcript_id=CADANIAT00007567) codes for MYSPLWHLLWSLAVSLSLDVAQSIPAAQDPRTDPFYQPPPGFERAPPGTIFRKRLVTTSFFGLVPDPVEAHQLLYRTTAINGSAIASITTVFKPLHAITDRYVSFHTAYDSASVTCDPSYQYQLGVPQTDLISTFEFLFLQRHLLHGYIVASPDHEGPDAALGSGRLAGMTVLDGMRAVNNFNETLGFSTSRPMIAATGYSGGAIATGWAASLHYVYAPELNVKGWAMGGTPANLTGTFYYLDGKLYSGFIPAAVNGLSKPSAYGTQLLPIIDRIVTEKGRALLDYANSHCVPADLANWPNQSMLSPDIQTLGPTLLLEPTIHSVLLENLLGGRPEEAPMAPVLVYHSVEDEIIPYHDIPLMVDSWCSAGATVQFRTYVTGGHARTLLGSLTDSAGYIDDAFAGTLEHGCSWQFRTISPHPVIGKVDHEHIFSQLSENLNQLFWAEAV; via the coding sequence ATGTACTCTCCGCTCTGGCACTTGCTGTGGTCACTGGCCGTGAGCCTATCTCTGGATGTAGCACAATCCATTCCTGCAGCCCAGGATCCTCGAACCGACCCTTTCTACCAACCTCCACCTGGATTCGAGAGAGCCCCCCCCGGCACAATCTTTCGCAAGCGCCTCGTCACTACTTCCTTCTTCGGTTTGGTCCCAGATCCCGTCGAAGCACATCAGCTCCTCTACCGTACCACGGCCATCAACGGATCAGCCATCGCGTCGATCACCACGGTATTCAAGCCTCTGCATGCGATAACAGACCGTTATGTTTCTTTTCATACTGCTTATGACAGTGCGTCTGTAACCTGTGACCCAAGTTACCAGTACCAACTTGGCGTCCCTCAGACTGACCTGATATCCACGTTcgagttcctcttcctccagcgccACCTTTTACATGGCTATATCGTTGCCTCTCCGGATCATGAAGGGCCAGATGCGGCCCTCGGCTCAGGCCGATTAGCAGGAATGACGGTGCTGGATGGGATGCGTGCTGTCAACAACTTTAACGAGACTCTCGGATTCTCGACTTCCCGCCCTATGATCGCCGCAACAGGATACTCTGGCGGGGCCATTGCAACTGGTTGGGCAGCATCTCTCCATTACGTCTATGCGCCCGAGTTAAACGTCAAAGGCTGGGCCATGGGTGGCACACCTGCCAATCTGACCGGGACATTCTACTATCTTGATGGAAAGTTGTATAGCGGCTTCATCCCAGCGGCCGTAAATGGGCTGTCCAAGCCGAGCGCATACGGCACACAGTTGCTACCTATCATAGATAGAATCGTCACTGAGAAAGGCCGAGCACTCTTGGACTACGCAAACTCGCATTGCGTTCCCGCAGACCTTGCCAATTGGCCAAACCAGTCGATGCTATCCCCAGATATCCAAACCCTCGGGCCCACTCTGCTCCTCGAACCAACGATTCACTCCGTTCTACTCGAGAATCTTCTCGGTGGGAGGCCAGAAGAGGCACCAATGGCTCCTGTGCTGGTTTACCACAGCGTAGAAGACGAGATCATCCCGTATCATGACATTCCATTAATGGTCGACTCATGGTGCAGCGCAGGAGCTACCGTACAATTCAGAACTTACGTGACTGGTGGCCACGCCAGGACACTGCTCGGCAGCCTGACTGATTCCGCGGGGTATATTGATGATGCATTTGCCGGCACGCTTGAGCACGGATGTTCGTGGCAATTTAGAACAATCAGCCCGCATCCTGTGATTGGGAAAGTAGACCATGAACATATATTCTCTCAGCTCTCCGAGAACTTGAATCAGTTGTTCTGGGCTGAGGCGGTTTGA
- a CDS encoding uncharacterized protein (transcript_id=CADANIAT00007565) codes for MAHLIKLTFFSLWLITAAVGTFAPYYGNLTFQPPRTLSSWSNLTVETQTGTFIGALNDTYPNVRQFLRVPFAKPPVGDLRWLPPQRLEKSSRRYDSTRHGPACPQYVSSSVTNYNHYAPPNLLVNLGETLDEGAIAWSTSEDCLSLAVWTPSYADKTSKLPVALFVTGGHGLTGGIDIPSQVPEQWVSRSQEHIVVTINYRVNIFGNPKSRALKETSLSLLDVRAAVEWVSENIEAFGGDPQNIMLWGQSQGAALTHMYTLAFPSDPLVSKFGVLSQPPSVTVDLTTAATTDPYAGFDIVAKALGCNYGDDADAELECMRQVSWVQIEEFINRYTGTPELDFSNYIPRYLAGKVATGPEIRSNTASEMPTTNRTSTAETQRQWLCKGVEEAMLRNKYGLDTYRYLWAGNFSNISPEPWLGAFHWSDLLMIFGTYEKDVGDVPKLEVDTSAAIQDFFLAFLKDPGSLQRRGWPLYEPDAANGGFIMEFGKKTAARNITGAYLDAGCYNSSVPMRLSG; via the exons ATGGCGCACTTGATAAAGCTTACATTCTTCTCTCTGTGGCTCATTACTGCAGCTGTGGGCACATTCGCCCCCTATTACGGCAATCTCACCTTCCAGCCACCCCGGACGCTGTCGAGCTGGTCGAATCTAACCGTTGAGACCCAGACGGGCACATTCATCGGTGCGCTGAACGATACTTATCCTAATGTGCGGCAGTTCTTGCGCGTGCCTTTCGCCAAG CCCCCCGTCGGCGACCTCCgctggcttcctcctcaacgtCTCGAAAAGTCATCGCGACGGTACGACTCGACTAGACATGGTCCAG CATGCCCGCAATACGTCTCATCCAGTGTAACCAACTACAACCACTACGCGCCTCCAAACCTGCTCGTTAATCTGGGCGAGACTCTAGACGAAGGTGCAATTGCATGGTCCACCTCCGAAGACTGTCTCTCGCTAGCCGTCTGGACGCCCTCATATGCGGATAAAACATCGAAGCTTCCCGTCGCCTTGTTCGTGACCGGCGGCCATGGACTCACCGGTGGGATCGATATCCCTTCCCAGGTACCGGAGCAGTGGGTTTCGAGATCGCAGGAGCACATCGTTGTGACGATCAATTACCGGGTGAACATCTTTGGGA ATCCGAAGTCTCGCGCCTTGAAGGAGACATCGCTCTCCTTACTTGATGTGCGCGCCGCCGTCGAATGGGTCTCTGAGAACATCGAGGCATTCGGCGGCGATCCCcaaaacatcatg CTTTGGGGCCAGTCTCAAGGCGCCGCTCTGACACACATGTACACCCTCGCCTTCCCGTCAGATCCTCTCGTCTCCAAATTCGGTGTCCTGTCGCAGCCACCCTCGGTGACTGTCGACCtaacgacagcagcaaccaCTGATCCGTATGCTGGATTTGATATTGTTGCAAAAGCACTCGGCTGCAACTACGGCgacgatgctgatgctgaacTCGAATGTATGCGACAAGTGAGCTGGGTGCAGATTGAGGAGTTCATTAACCGCTATACTGGCACGCCCGAGCTCGATTTCTCAAACTATATTC CACGCTATCTTGCCGGCAAAGTGGCTACGGGCCCAGAGATCCGCTCCAACACGGCGAGCGAGATGCCCACTACGAACAGAACGTCTACAGCCGAGACACAGAGACAGTGGCTTTGCAAAGGCGTTGAGGAAGCAATGCTTCGAAATAAATATGGTCTAGATACCTATCGGTACCTGTGGGCCGGGAACTTTAGCAATATCAGCCCCGAGCCATGGCTTGGAGCGTTCCATTGGTCTGATCTGCTTATGATCTTCGGGACGTATGAGAAGGACGTAGGAGATGTTCCAAAATTGGAGGTCGATACCTCAGCTGCCATCCAGGATTTCTTTTTGGCGTTCTTGAAAGATCCCGGCAGCCTGCAGAGGCGGGGATGGCCACTGTATGAGCCTGATGCCGCCAATGGCGGCTTCATTATGGAGTTTGGCAAGAAGACTGCGGCGAGGAATATTACAGGTGCGTATCTTGATGCTGGGTGCTATAACAGTTCTGTGCCTATGAGACTTTCTGGGTAA
- a CDS encoding uncharacterized protein (transcript_id=CADANIAT00007564) produces MASNNTHGNDEYALNKLDDLTWLPRDWQPSAGLGDTLRVPETSSAQPDSMRSSSPGLSDSVPGAQGEQDDNNMEDIIITNHERDRVKRRLRGIHVFMITLSGVLGAGLYIRSGTVLRIGGPGAVLIAFTAMGLLAWTVMQCLGELLALWPISGALVEFVAKFVDEDLGTAVGIAYWFTYSINFAALIVAAAGVLDFWDPGKAIQGTIMFFVVPLFLVLLNSFGVQVMQLILQFVDVWLMSQIYGLTEVIGGSIKILGVLVVISCMITINVGGIAGEGGHIGTFTPELVQEVLQINGNSYAFSIAAFAYVGVDITAATALEARPDKRHSRDTAADVLKGRWPYISVRFVATWTSFLVWIIYFIAGFLMSLNVEWNDENLPRLSWLGSPSDKGGKFKTDSGFVISAVMSGIPGLADMITAIIFVTAVFSANTNLYVASRTLFGLTRRIQGDGWRFFAFFGKTNNYQVPVRAMLLSLVFMWVPFLYLSPHNSADTTISSLLEVLSQMGSVSCIIVWACECWAFIRFYNCLYRHRDELNASPQFARLRRFPSQGSEDLYPWRSHGQPVTMYLALFGCVFILAVADGAALWHNWVTPRFLSAYLSILCFIPLWLGIKYYNNWGSVQWRLEDLSNFALVRRKLEELDEIHDLATSKDDEVQEKGWGNLWGFM; encoded by the exons ATGGCATCGAATAACACCCACGGTAACGACGAATATGcgctcaacaagctcgatGATCTCACTTGGTTGCCGCGTGATTGGCAGCCCTCCGCTGGCTTGGGTGATACCTTGCGTGTGCCTGAAACCTCCAGCGCGCAGCCGGATTCGAtgcgctccagctccccCGGCCTCTCGGACAGTGTGCCTGGGGCCCAAGGCGAGCAGGACGATAACAATATGGAAGACATCATTATTACAAACCATGAGAGGGATCGCGTGAA ACGGCGACTTCGAGGAATCCATGTCTTT ATGATTACTCTCAGTGGAGTTCTTGGAGCGGGCCTATACATACGGAGTGGTACAGTTCTGCGCATTGGAGGGCCGGGCGCTGTGCTGATTGCATTTACGGCGATGGGACTCCTTGCTTGGACAGTCATGCAATGTCTGGGCGAATTGCTTGCGCTGTGGCCCATCTCTGGTGCGCTGGTCGAGTTCGTGGCCAAGTTCGTCGATGAGGATCTGGGAACCGCCGTTGGAATCGCGTACTG GTTCACGTACTCAATCAATTTTGCCGCCTTGATTGTCGCCGCCGCTGGAGTGCTTGACTTCTGGGATCCTGGCAAAGCGATTCAGGGGACAATCATGTTTTTCGTGGTGCCGCTGTTCCTTGTCCTTTTGAATAGCTTTGGCGTGCAGGTAATGCAACTGATTCTGCAATTCGTTGATGTTTGGCTAATGAGCCAGATCTATGGGTTAACGGAGGTCATTGGCGGCTCGATCAAGATCTTGGGAGTATTGGTTGTGATCTCGTGTATGATCACTATTAACGTAGGGG GTATagctggagagggagggcATATTGGTACTTTTA CTCCTGAACTTGTCCAGGAAGTGCTGCAGATTAACGGGAACAGTTACGCCTTTTCGATCGCTGCTTTCGCCTATGTTGGCGTCGATATCACGGCAGCAACCGCTCTCGAAGCACGCCCAGATAAACGTCACTCTCGAGACACGGCGGCAGATGTGCTTAAGGGCCGTTGGCCCTATATTTCGGTCCGCTTCGTCGCCACGTGGACCAGTTTCCTGGTATGGATAATATACTTCATTGCTGGATTCCTCATGAGTCTGAATGTGGAATGGAACGACGAGAACCTCCCGCGACTGTCTTGGCTAGGATCGCCCAGCGACAAAGGGGGCAAATTCAAGACGGACTCTGGTTTCGTAATCAGTGCAGTGATGTCTGGGATTCCCGGGCTGGCAGACATGATCACggccatcatcttcgtcactGCTGTGTTCTCGGCGAACACCAACCTCTACGTTGCGTCTCGGACACTGTTCGGCTTGACGCGAAGGATACAAGGCGATGGGTGGCGCTTTTTTGCGTTCTTCGGAAAAACGAATAACTACCAGGTTCCTGTTCGTGCGATGCTCCTCTCTCTGGTTTTCATGTGGGTGCCGTTTCTGTACTTATCGCCGCATAACTCGGCAGATACCACGATATCCAGC CTGCTCGAAGTTTTGTCGCAGATGGGCTCTGTCAGCTGCATTATAGTCTGGGCGTGCGAATGTTGGGCCTTCATCCGTTTCTACAATTG TTTGTACCGTCACAGAGATGAACTCAATGCATCCCCTCAGTTCGCCCGCCTCCGCCGATTTCCAAGCCAAGGCAGTGAAGATCTGTATCCATGGCGCTCGCACGGCCAGCCGGTTACGATGTATCTTGCATTATTCGGGTGTGTGTTCATCCTGGCCGTTGCGGACGGCGCAGCACTGTGGCACAACTGGGTCACACCGCGCTTCCTGTCTGCCTATTTATCG ATTCTCTGCTTCATCCCGCTCTGGCTAGGAATCAAGTATTATAACAATTGGGGAAGTGTTCAATGGCGACTGGAAGACCTGTCTAATTTTGCCTTGGTTAGGAGGAAGCTTGAAGAGCTAGATGAGATCCATGACTTGGCTACATCGAAAGACGATGAAGTGCAGGAGAAGGGATGGGGAAATTTATGGGGGTTTATGTAG
- a CDS encoding F-box protein (transcript_id=CADANIAT00007571) — MSKMDPIQKLNFDCASLILQHLSIYELARCQLVSRRWRQTALEWIAATGLGWHFPRACKRFMSKFHDTSPQAYQVWEEFQECAYEKARRDVWLSGRAFSSMECHKFTHFARSDKFIAWHHEGSIYWRCAGYQEHPDRPPYIMHKLNYKLPSGQLRYLAVCSEAQTVFLIIRCPEHLAKLRKMLPNSTRLKALHEEPEHLDIMVDIHTGQELWSAPRRYARSDWERWKEALKLGWKKIYRYGSTKRELEVHDIRTGEKLYSLPFASDVPFPALKDVRVVRLGGREVIMTLNEHADDPQHDCEIRFIDGEYGRLLQSIKARTCGGFSHIVPSERRNELAFALVTYGVKNRPYVALIHRYGFDANQKLFVSQGLDLFDLERLRGAYEFYPVIDPFRNFIVGVQKDTRFAVVLPVVRLKLPWTWHDPKTGSSYKVTLGAGTGRVISIPHMNMYKIPKGYEPDGPVKIQGSCLLIGMPPDQVNNDRPAFRFFEFGFRKHYNRTVSLDDTLFEQDHSY, encoded by the exons ATGAGTAAGATGGATCCGATTCAGAAGTTGAACTTTGACTGCGCAAGCCTAATCCTACAGCACCTCAGTATCTACGAATTAGCGCGCTGTCAGCTTGTCAGCAGGCGATGGAGGCAGACTGCCCTGGAATGGATTGCGGCCACTGGCCTGGGATGGCATTTCCCACGTGCATGCAAGCGCTTCATGAGCAAGTTTCACGACACGTCTCCTCAAGCATATCAGGTTTGGGAGGAGTTTCAGGAATGCG CGTACGAAAAAGCGCGCAGAGATGTTTGGCTTTCTGGTAGGGCTTTCAGCTCAATGGAGTGCCACAAGTTCACCCATTTCGCGCGGAGTGACAAGTTCATTGCATGGCATCATGAAGGGTCCATCTACTGGCGATGCGCCGGATACCAAGAGCATCCAGATCGGCCGCCTTACATAATGCATAAGCTGAACTACAAGCTGCCTTCGGGCCAACTGCGATACCTGGCAGTGTGTTCGGAGGCTCAAACTGTCTTCCTCATTATACGGTGCCCGGAGCATCTCGCCAAGTTGAGAAAGATGCTTCCGAACTCCACCCGTCTCAAGGCTCTCCACGAGGAGCCAGAGCACCT GGATATTATGGTCGACATCCACACCGGTCAAGAGCTATGGTCTGCACCTCGACGGTACGCCCGAAGTGACTGGGAGCGGTGGAAAGAAGCCCTGAAGCTCggctggaagaagatatatCGCTACGGCTCAACAAAAAGGGAGCTCGAAGTGCATGATATCAGAACTGGTGAAAAGCTGTACTCTCTTCCCTTTGCAAGCGACGTTCCCTTCCCTGCACTAAAAGATGTCAGGGTAGTCCGGCTCGGTGGGCGCGAGGTCATCATGACGCTAAACGAGCATGCAGATGACCCGCAACATGACTGCGAGATCCGATTCATTGACGGTGAGTACGGTCGCCTGTTGCAATCCATCAAGGCACGGACATGTGGCGGATTCTCCCATATCGTGCCGTCAGAGCGGCGAAACGAGCTCGCCTTTGCGCTGGTCACATACGGTGTAAAGAACAGGCCATATGTAGCGCTAATTCACAGGTACGGGTTCGATGCCAACCAGAAATTATTTGTCTCCCAGGGTCTTGATCTGTTCGATCTCGAAAGACTCCGGGGAGCCTACGAGTTCTATCCCGTCATTGACCCTTTCAGGAACTTTATCGTCGGGGTCCAAAAGGACACGCGGTTTGCTGTTGTCCTGCCCGTTGTACGGCTCAAACTCCCGTGGACATGGCATGATCCCAAGACCGGCAGTTCGTATAAGGTGACACTCGGTGCTGGAACGGGGAGGGTCATTAGCATCCCTCATATGAACATGTATAAAATCCCCAAAGGGTATGAACCGGACGGTCCTGTGAAGATCCAAGGGTCGTGCCTTCTCATTGGGATGCCGCCAGACCAGGTTAACAACGATAGACCAGCGTTTCGATTCTTTGAGTTTGGATTCCGCAAGCACTATAATCGGACTGTCTCGCTGGATGATACGTTGTTTGAACAAGATCATAGCTATTGA
- a CDS encoding uncharacterized protein (transcript_id=CADANIAT00007566) yields the protein MVALNLLLAATPLAAAQSLSDLYLDSAPSSPRPYIIPHYANSHAVTIGAQLYRFPVTGPASDYAFTLMSTNAPASGSLGVLPHIHQRHYENFFNFKGRFQLWAQKGDGEQEARLLTQGDYGSVPRNTTHTFQILDPDTEMVGVISPGGFEDLFYALGTNYSDATNTPYVPAASNGTSSPGADVISSLQKYDVYAQLDFEPTRDLVNGSSSTTSSWHAIDSSATPLGEPGQPYFIANNYGPKYLNSRHGNYQIVQPLVTNAQSQDTNFTLSTIVMSRQHSEMVDTWKANGACAFEVLEGSVLIKIGAYPAARLETGDVAFVPKNTAFRYWTTGSYAKVLYVSAGQEGLDKRLIERGENWSYPTFPKSWKKTEL from the coding sequence ATGGTTGcgctcaacctcctcctcgccgccacgCCTCTGGCGGCAGCACAGTCGCTATCAGACCTCTACCTTGACAGTGCCCCTTCGTCACCCCGTCCTTATATCATTCCCCACTACGCCAACAGCCATGCCGTCACAATCGGCGCCCAGCTCTACCGGTTTCCCGTTACCGGCCCTGCCTCTGACTATGCCTTCACGCTGATGAGCACCAACGCCCCTGCCAGTGGCAGCCTTGGTGTCCTCCCGCACATCCATCAGAGGCACTATGAGAACTTTTTCAACTTCAAGGGCCGCTTCCAGCTGTGGGCACAAAAGGGGGATGGCGAGCAGGAAGCCCGGCTTCTGACCCAGGGCGACTACGGCTCTGTCCCGCGGAACACGACGCATACGTTCCAGATACTCGATCCAGATACCGAGATGGTCGGGGTTATCTCGCCCGGCGGCTTTGAAGACCTGTTCTACGCGTTGGGAACAAATTACTCGGACGCGACGAACACGCCGTATGTCCCGGCCGCCAGCAATGGGACCTCGTCCCCGGGGGCGGACGTGATCTCCAGCCTGCAGAAGTACGATGTCTACGCACAGCTGGACTTTGAGCCGACGCGAGACCTGGTCAATGGATCGTCGTCCACGACGTCGTCGTGGCACGCGATCGATTCCTCTGCGACACCGCTCGGCGAGCCTGGCCAGCCCTACTTCATCGCCAACAACTACGGCCCCAAGTATTTGAACTCTCGACACGGGAACTACCAGATTGTCCAGCCGCTGGTCACGAATGCACAATCGCAGGACACAAACTTCACGCTCTCCACCATTGTTATGAGCCGTCAGCATTCCGAAATGGTAGATACGTGGAAGGCCAACGGTGCCTGCGCATTCGAGGTCCTTGAAGGCTCGGTCCTCATCAAGATCGGTGCGTACCCTGCAGCTAGACTGGAGACTGGCGATGTCGCGTTTGTGCCGAAGAACACTGCGTTCCGGTATTGGACGACTGGAAGCTACGCCAAGGTGCTTTATGTTAGTGCCGGCCAGGAGGGTCTTGATAAGCGTCTGATTGAGAGAGGGGAGAACTGGAGCTATCCCACCTTCccaaagagctggaagaagacgGAGTTGTAA